The window aaggagaGCAGAAGCgcatatttataggaaggttAGGGACTTTACACAACAAAGCCTTTGTCGTGCAAACATCTGCACTAAATATGGTATTGATTCCTTTTATTCACATGCACTAAATGCTCTGACTAAAAAATTGACTGGACTTTGTGCAACGAATCCTTTGTCGTACAAGTTTTCAGCTAATTCGCATGCGTTGAATGCTCTGACCCAAAAATTGAACGAACTTTGTGCGGCGAAGCCTTTGTCGCGCAAGGTTTTCGCAGGAAAAACTTCGTCGCACATTTTTttgcgcaaaaaaaaaaaatactcgtGTTATTTTTACTGACTTTGGGCAACAAGTATCTTTTTTTCATCGTGCATACTCTATTGCACGACAAAGGTGTGCGTCGTGCAAATTAGCATCATTCTTGCACGATGAAGCTATTGATTTTGTTGTGCAAAACACACTTGCGTGACAAATTTTGCTTTGTTGCCCAAACATTTGTCACACAAATGGTTTTTCCTACTAGTGTTTAAACAACAACTATGGTTTTTGTTGATGTGTTTTGTCCTCTACAAGTTAGTATTTTTCAAAGCCACTTTCTATCACGTCATCGGTAGTAAAATTGTTACGTAATAATGTGAAAATTGAACACTATAACAGTTGACTCTTAATAACGTAATtcgttttaaaattttcattcccATACATAGTTTTGAATAACTTCCTCTTCAACGTATGACTAATGAATTTTGGCCTCTCTAATGTTATCATTTCAATTTTGAACGTGTTGTCTTCTCATATTAAAGAAATGCTAAGGAAACTCTTTAAAATGAGACTCTCTATGGACTCTTTGTCATCTCATGTTTTTGGTACAATgatttataatgttggcacggAAAATTGACGCTAAATTGTGAGATGATAAAGTCCATAAAGAATCTCCTTAGCTCATGTAGATTAAAAGCTTCAAAGTAATTAAAAGGTGCATTTTTGGTTTAGAGTTAGACTGTTGGGTACGCATAATGAAAGGGGGTTTGAGAACCTTCTCCAAACTTCCATTAGTAATTAGTGTTGTCAATTTCTTCCCCCAAATTTTCTACCCTCTCCATTCACAACGGGGCAATCAAAAGTTAATAATATGCTTTGCCCAAACTGAAGTACCCATTATATAGGGTAAAATTGTGACCCACATATTGGCTGGCTTTACAAAATTAATAACATGGGAACGATACATACTATTGACATGATATGCCCTTTATAGTTGATGACACCTAACACTTTCACCTATTcgtgctatatatatatgtatgtgtgtgtgtgtgtctatatataaaCTCAAACTTTCCATACGTCCAATGATTTAAAGGAAGTGCTACTCTATGGGACCAATTAAGGCACGCTACAAGCATGCCACAAATACAACCTTTGttcttgaaaataaataaaatcaaaatctgGCCTTGAATAGTAATAACAAATCAATTTCACTgtctcctctttctccctctatATAGAGATATAACATccccccaaacccaaacccaaagcACAAACAACTCCTCCTCCCCCCTTGATTtacacacccccccccccccccccccccccgcccccAATAAACCCAACCCTGAACTCCATTAGCAAAAACCAAACATGGCTGACACCAAATCCCAGGGATTAGTTTTCCCCACCATCAACAGCAAGAAGAGAGCAGAGCACGACGACATAGACAACGAAGACTATGTTGCCGCCAAAAAGTCCATGTTGTTGTCCTCGGCTGCAGCTGCAGCCTGGGAAGACCCAGCCGCGGCATTAGCCAGTGCTCGCCATGAGTTTGGTGAGCACGGTGGTGTCAACATGTCGATTGAGGCCTCCGCCACGTTCACCGTGATGGAGCCCGAGACTCTTCGCAAAATGTTCTCCGGCGAGCTGGGTGCCGACCGCGACTTCTTCATCTACAGCCGCCACTTTAACCCTACCGTGCTCAATCTCAGTCGCCAGATGGCAGCCCTCGAGGGCACAGAGGCCGCCTACTGCACGTCCTCTGGGATGTCAGCCATATCCTCCGTCCTGCTCCAGCTCGTCAGCAGCGGGGAGCACATCGTAGCCTCAAGAACCGTCTACGGAGGGACCCACGCCCTCATGTCCCACTTCTTCCCCAGGGCATGCAACATAACGACGACGTTTGTGGACATCAACGACATGGACATGGTGAGGAATGCTATTGAGGTCGGGAAGACCAAGGTACTCTATTTCGAAGGCATGTCGAACCCAACTCTCACCGTCGCCAACATACCGGAGCTCAGCCGTATCGGCCACGAGAAGGGGGTCACGGTTGTGGTGGACAACACGTTTTCTCCCATGGTTCTCTCTCCGGTGAGGCTTGGTGCTGACGTTGTTGTTCACAGCATTTCCAAGTTTATTAGCGGCGGTGCTGATATTATTGCAGGTAAAAGTAGTAAATATTTTCCTTATAGTTGGCTTGTGAGATTTTCTTTACCTTCTGCGGTTCGAAAATTATTGAATATGACAGTATATCGTCAATTATATGATTGGATTGGTAACGTGCAGTATAACATAAAAAATGTGATCTAAAGATGTTTATAAAAATGAAATCTAATAACGCTCACGAAGAGACTGAGTGTAAGATCATAATTTAGCGATTTTAGGTAAATGCGTGTTAAGTACTTTTAATCtatagaaaaaaatttaggataAATAATTGGAATGATTCGTTTTTGACATTTAGTTGTAAAattaatcagtttttttttttttttttaataacaatGGCATATTAATTAGGCGGTCGATAGTAAATCGATTACATTATAGGTTATATAATAAAAGCATGGGGAGTTCAGACCGAAAAAAAGTATGGGCCGGGAGAGTAATACTTTTAGCGAGGGTGGGGGAGGGACCGGTTTGGATTCATGCGAGGGTGTTACTTTTGTGACTCGTGATTCATGTCTTGTTATATTTAGATAGCAAGACAGGTGTTTCTGTTCGTTTTTGTTAGCTTGTGTTATTTTTAGATACCATACGTTTATGTTTGCTTGTGTTTTTGTTGGACACTGTTTGTTTGGTGTCGTTTTCCATCTGCAACCTTACTTCATGATTAACATGGGTGAGTTGAGGTAGGAATTGTATTCTTCTTACTACAATATCTTATACGATCCTTGATTTGATTTTTCACTGTTATTTTCCATGTTCACTGCAAGATTCCATGTGATGTTCtgtacaaaaattaaaagaaaaggtGAAGCAAAAAATATTAATTCCAATAAAAGAGAACCATAATTTAAGTACTAATGTCATCATCACATAATCTAAGACTAGCATCTTGCCATACGCATTAGCGTGTGGCAATTAACCTTTTTATattagattatgttttttttttttaagtaactattttatatttttattaaaaaattattcagaaaaaaaatttaagcaaAACCATAAAACCATCCACTAACATGgtagttttcttttaattaaagttttaaatttaaaattcattcaaaattaaaatgtggTGAATTACTTTAAATTCTTATGGTTCAATTGTAATTTTAGAATTCTTGAAGGACAATTTTTGGTATTGTGAATGTTTCACCTTTTTATcactcactttatatatatagatgttaTATTCACATTCTATCAATTTTTGTGTATCTAGTCATATTAGTTTAATATTTAATCACTTTTTTTAATGCGTCGTCTATTTTTTGGCTTGAGAATTAAAACTTCTACAATTCTAACTCTTTGACAATTTCAGATCAAGATAAATATGTTTTGATCCTTCATTTCGTCATTTAATATATAAGTTCTTAATGATTTATGTATAAATCTATTATCTGCAAAAAGTGAAGAGATTCCACTAGACCGTCCAACCATTTCCAGCTAACATGATTTCTCATTATTTGTTAAACCCTTTCTTATTTTCTCTTTGGAAAGTAGCTTTTGTGATTAGCAACAAAATACTAAACTTTTTTGTGGCATAAATTTTTTACAGGTGTTGTGTGCGGACCTGCAAGCCTGGTGAACTCAATGATGGATCTACACCAAGGCTCCCTAATGCTCTTGGGTCCCACAATGAATGCCAAGGTGGCATTTGAGCTCTCTGAGAGGATTCCCCACCTAGGGTTGAGAATGAAGGAGCACTGCCATAGGGCAATGGTTTATGCCCAAAGGATGAAGAAGATGGGCTTAAAAGTAATTTACCCGGGGCTCGACGACCACCCGCAGCACGAGCTTCTCAAGGCCATAAGAAACAAAGATTACGGGTACGGAGGGCTTCTGTGTTTGGACATGGGGACTGAGGAAAGAGCCAATAGGCTCATGAATCTCTTGCAGAACTGCACACAGTTTGGGTTCATGGCTGTGAGCCTAGGGTACTATGAAACTCTAATGTCCTGCTCTGGAAGCAGCACAAGCAGTGAGATGAATGATGAGGAGAAGGCTCTGGCTGGGATCTCACCAGGGCTCGTGAGGATGTCGATCGGGTACATTGGGACGTTGGAGCAGAGGTGGAGCCAATTTGAGAAGGCAATTTCTAGAATGCAGGAGTCTGGTTTGTTGAATAAGAAGTGAAAGTAAACATGTGtatttttctgtgttttgtGGTGGGTCTATGAATAAGTCAAGTGTCTAAGAGCATATGCTCTGTTGGTTGTTGCTCTTGTATAAAAGATGTCTCCTTTGGCCAGTTTCGGACGATGAATCCTAACTATCCTTTGTGTAGTTCTAATATTGTTTCTATATTTTGCCTGAATGCTTTTATAAATTTATGGCACCACCGATTTccatagagaaaaaaaaaatctagaaaCAGGGTGTCTCGCATATATAAGCTCATGTGCCGCTCGCATGATGCGTGAGAGCCagtttttactatttttatgcTCTAAAGATGTCACATGTTCCTATAACAATATTGGCCATGTGGGTGATCATATAATCACATGGAGCTTCTGGCCAAAATGGGCCATAATTAGGGAAAACATATCTGTATTCTTTTGGTGCAGAAAGTTAAATTGCAGCATCTGTTGCTTAATATAGGTTGTAAATTGGAATAGCCACAGAAACTTGGCTGTAGGGCACAAAGCTCCCAAGTACATCAAATCGACCACCACCTAAAAATTAGGTTTTTTAGTAGTGGTTTCAAGTTGTCTATCGTCTTAGGATCGAAATCAAGATTGAAGTCAGGATCCTTGTTCTCACTGGCAGCTGCAGTTTCCCTTTTTTTGGCCGCCTGGGACAGTTTCGTACATGTTGAAGAAACTTATGACGCTCTAGTCACCTAATGTGTATTCATTCATTTACTTAGACTTAGGAACAGTGGTGAGgcgtttaaaattaaaattaattttgagcTGAAACTTGATTTTGGATTTAACTCATTGTCCATGATTACTTTTTGGGTGGAAGGTTTTTGTCAAATGGGGTTTTAATTGGTTGTCAAATATTTAGGTCTAGCAAATACATTCACGAGCCCATCATACCCATGCATCCACTAGTTATTCTCTAGCCCATTTGCATATCTTGTAGCATAAACATCTTATAGCAAAACTAGGGAAATTGAGCATAAGCATCTTATAGTATAACTACTGGTTTACAAAGGGATACATTTTCACGCATGAAGATTGAGGAGGGCTAAGCCTTGATAACGGTTCGCCCTCGATAATGGTTCGTTCTCTAAAGTGTTACACAACCAAGTTAAGATTTCTGCCACTTAGAGGAGACAAGTAGTAGAAAGCAAGTAATTTGTACTACTCAAGTAGCAAGAGCATGAGGACGAGACTACCTTCTAGTGTTGAGTCTAGTAAGTTGAGTTTGCGTCAATCTCTTACATTTGTTTGAATAATAGTAGATTGTTTTTAGACTAGGAAAGTGTGCAAGGACGTTTTCCTGAGTGGTAGAGTTTTACCTTGTTAAATCGTTGTGCCCTCTATGTTGATTTTGAAGCTTCCAAGTTATTGTTGTAGTATAGTATTGATCTATTCTCGTGATTTAATATAAGACATGACTGTAATGCTATTTCGATCATGCAAACCAGTTTAGCGAAAGTGAACTAGTTTAGTTAAATTTGTGTACCATTCCACTGCATTTCCAAACCCACCTCCGGTTCCCTTTAGTTCTATGTTTGCTTGAGTCTTCATTCTAGCCAATGTCGAATTGGTTTTCAGAATGGATACCTTGATTCTTTCTTATTGGGCACTTTGAAGCCCAAACAAGCATGTTCAGTTATCCTTAAAGTTGTGGAAATAGTTTAAGGTGTTGGGTGCACTAGGAAAATGGATTGGACGCATATAGAGCAAAAGAGCGCAACCGCAATATTTAAGGAGAATGAAACCCATGAACTCAGAGTGTAAAATTAAATGTAGCCATTTTTTACTAAATAGAGCACAAATGATTATAAACGTTTGTTAAGAATGAATCTTACATTGATGAGAGAATGGACCTTGTATgaacttataagtaagttgagcTCTCCATATAGCTGATTGGTTTTATCATAgaacctcaattttcttcaatGTATCAAAGCAAGTTGTCTCGTATGTGGATTGCTTGACAGCTACAAGTGCTCCACATCATCCGATTTGTGTTGTCCATACACGTGGGGGGTGTGCTAAGAGTAAAGTTCAACATCGCAAAAAGAATggaccttgcatgtgcttatatgtAATTGGGCAGCTCCCAATATTGcaaattgattttatggtggaacttcAATTTTCTTTATGGTATCAAAGTATGTAAGTTGTCCTATGTGTGAAGCCCAATTGCCACATGTACTCCATGTCACCCCATTGTGTCCACGTGTTCgacttgaaaattcgtcacatgTGAGGGGGCATGTTGAGAATAAATCTTGCATTGATGGGAGGAATTGACTTTGCATGAGTTTATAAGTAAGTTATGCTACTCTCTAAAATGGACaactatatattttttattgtagCAAGCTGCAAGTCTCGTGGATTGTGATTAGTGTTCGTCTTTAACTATTAGCTTGCAATTTTTTATTGGAAGATTTAAGATACCTCAATTAGAAGCTTCACTTTTATATTGTGATAATCAAGCGGCGTTACATATACCGGTGAATCCAACTTTTCATGAGAGAACACGAAATATTGAGATGGATTTTTTATTCGAGACAAAACAATTGATGGCACAACCACTACTTGACATATGGCGTCATTACAACAATTAGTAGATGTTTTTACAAAACCCTTTGGGCAAGGAGAAGTTCTCGGTTATGATACGAAGTTGGGATTTCTCGACCTtcactctccaacttgagggggaatgTTAAAAAAGCATCttccttgtcctacaaaagtggctTGAGACATCTTTACATAAATCTGTTAACGCAATTTCCATCCACTAAAGGGTGAGTGTTAATTAGGTTCATTGAACAATTAGGCTAATTAAATCTTCTACATAGGTTCATTCACTCTTCTACATTAGATTTATTGTAGAAAGAGTAAATGATGTGTATTTGCAATTAATTTATGATTTGTATTTATTATATGTTGTACATTTAAGGATAAGTGAAAAACAAGTTGAGCCAAATACGTTTTTCTACGCAAGTGGCTCTTTACTATAGTGGAGGAAAGAAGTTGAGCCCTCGCATGACGGCGTGGGttcagttgaatatcagagtgcgcaacgaacaagattaacataataataagaatattattaaacaaactgagaatgccAAAAtaactacaaaaccctaagaggctacattgtgactaacttattctcaaactaaattacaagctctatttataaaGAACCAAACCTAAGAAATCCTAACTCGGATGGGTTACGTccaaatcctaaactaacaagcaaaacccaaatactaaaataaacctaaatactaatatttccaacaccccccgtcaaactcatagcggtacacgacatgggtttgccaaagtagatgtggatgcaagactCCAAATTCCAGTGCCAATGCCAATGCCAATGCCAATACCAATGCCAATACTGATGCCAATGCTAATACCAATGCCAATGTCAATGCCAATGCATATTCCAACTTTcgaacaaacaataaaaaatccaaTTCACTCTGTCCACAACGTCACTTGAATGATCATCAATCCAAGCATTTGAGCGATCGTTGTAGAAGGCAACAACAAGCTACAGAAACAAGCCTAAACAGCAGCATCACGGGGGTCCCAAACCTTAAAACACAACAGccatattttttttcccttccttcttttacttttttccttcctttttcttcctttccgtggttcctttttttttttttcctttcttctctctttcgtcccctttttttatttgctaGGGAATCTTCTCCACTGCAagcaaaaccttttttttttctttttctctttcatttttcttttccttgcaaacaatcaataccaactaacaaatctaAAACGAACGACGACAAAGGcaaacaaattgataccaacGAGAAAGAATTGAACCCTAAGGATCGAACCCGCTctaataccaagttgaatatcagagtgcacaacgaacaagattaacagaataataagaatattattaaacaaactgaaaatgccgaaacggctacaaaaccctaaaaggctacattgtgactaacttattctcaaactaaattacaagctctatttatagagaacgaaacctaagaaaccctaactcgGATGGGTTAGGTccaaatcctaaactaacaagcaaaactcaaatactaaaataaacctaaatattACTATTTTCCAACAGGTTCAAATCTATCGGTGActaatttaacatctaatctaacaagatttatcgtttgacaaaaaaaaaaaaaaaaaaaggcattttTCTACAATATAGGATCTCATTACGGACAAACGGCACATTCATTTTCTGAGATAAGATCCAAAATAAGATTCCACACAAATCTTGCTATAAAAATCTTGTCATCACAAACGAGTTTGTTTCAAAAACGACATGCTCATTGTTCAATAATTGGCTGATGAGATTGCCCCAAGGCACGTACAGGTACACCCAGACGACAAAAATAAAACTGATGAACCCACAAATTAATTGAGAAAGTAACCTTACATATATTAGGAATAGTACGTACCACCACTTAATGACAATGGCATCGCAAAAGATTTGCTCTGGACTTGACCAAATACCACCACTTAATTTGCTAAGACATGCAGACGACAAATTAAACAGCCATGTATTATTTGTTAGGACAAAACATTTACCATCGACATTTGCCATCGTTtcatcaaaagcttcatttgtgTCGTTCAATCCACGCCCGTTCTTAACGAGTTACTTAATTATGACTAGTTACTATCGTATGTAATTAATTGAAATGACTCTGAGTGCAGACAAACGAAAGCAAAAATAAGTTGATGATGATCAGTAATGCTTTAGTGTTTGtttaaagtgcttttaaaatagctgaaagtgtttttgatgcaaatatttttgaaaccaatccttggtaaaaatgcaagtgaatcatgaaaaaacacttgaagtattTTTTacaagaagcactttaagtgcttttggaatccaaaatcattttttctaaaaacgctttcaattattttaaaaacatttccaaaTGAGTTCTTATATATTCCAATTGCCGATTATGTTATTAATCACCTCTCTTTTATAGAAataacaacgtaaatctgattTTCATTATGACTGGATGCAAAAAACTTGGcagaaatataaataataccatAAAAAAGGATACAAATTAAACTATTTATTGTACATTAATGGAACTTTTGACATCTACATGTAAGaataaatttatcaaaaaacataaaccaacagaTAAAGCTCATAAACCACAAATTATACAAATATCAAAACTACAATTCAATAAACACAACTTCTAGAAGCAGTCGAAGAAGAAGTTATATAGCAGACTTCAAAAAATAGTGCAAACCTTGTCCTATATAATGTTTGGAAGTGTTAGTTCCTGGGTTTGTGATGTAATTTATTCCTTTTCTTTAGAAACCCTTAACTAAAACAACTCAAATCTCTTTCTACAAGACTTTTCTGCACCAACAATAAATCACAACAGTTGGCTTTTAACAATTAGTTTCATACTCATATTCCAACACTCCAAACATTTGGGCAGTGTATAAGTACATCACAAAGCCATGAGCTAACTGTAGTTGGTTTAATGAGGCTATATTTGTATCTCTTTCATCTCAATTTTCTCAAATCTCATCTCTTAGACTATATATGTTTGTGTTAGTAAGGGTGAATCCGGTTAGGACTCTCCTTATAGGGTTAGGTTTATTAAGCATAAGTACATTACATGGCGTCGCTTGATTAAAGACACTTtagggattttattttatttttctttaaaagaatAAATGTGTCAATATAGAATTGATCCATGTCAAGGAAGGGAATGAGCTTGATCATTCTCCCAGAAGGAAAATATAAGTATTATCCTTAATTTGCATGTATTCGATACGCCATATGCATATATGTGGGTAGGGTCTCATCATGAGAAAGGCATATTCATTTGTAAGACAGGA is drawn from Malus domestica chromosome 14, GDT2T_hap1 and contains these coding sequences:
- the LOC103452551 gene encoding methionine gamma-lyase-like, encoding MADTKSQGLVFPTINSKKRAEHDDIDNEDYVAAKKSMLLSSAAAAAWEDPAAALASARHEFGEHGGVNMSIEASATFTVMEPETLRKMFSGELGADRDFFIYSRHFNPTVLNLSRQMAALEGTEAAYCTSSGMSAISSVLLQLVSSGEHIVASRTVYGGTHALMSHFFPRACNITTTFVDINDMDMVRNAIEVGKTKVLYFEGMSNPTLTVANIPELSRIGHEKGVTVVVDNTFSPMVLSPVRLGADVVVHSISKFISGGADIIAGVVCGPASLVNSMMDLHQGSLMLLGPTMNAKVAFELSERIPHLGLRMKEHCHRAMVYAQRMKKMGLKVIYPGLDDHPQHELLKAIRNKDYGYGGLLCLDMGTEERANRLMNLLQNCTQFGFMAVSLGYYETLMSCSGSSTSSEMNDEEKALAGISPGLVRMSIGYIGTLEQRWSQFEKAISRMQESGLLNKK